Within Sorangiineae bacterium MSr11367, the genomic segment GAGTCACCGTCGGTGAGGAGGATGACGGCTTTCGAGCGCGCATTGCTCTGGCGAAGGCGCGCCACGCCGGTGCCCAGCGCATCGCCGATGGCCGTGCCGTCGCCGCTGATGACGCTCAGCTCCATCTTTTGCACGAGCGACGTGAGCAGCGGATAGTCGAGCGTGGGCGGCGAGAGCACGTAGGCCATCGGGCCGAAGACCACGACGCCGATGCGGTCCGTCTTTCGCTTCGCGATGAAGTCCATGATGACTTCCTTCGCGACGTCGAGGCGCGTGGGCCTGCGGTTGTTCTGCGCTTGCGGAGCACGGGCCGCGGGCGAAGGCTGATCCATCACCGCGCGCATCGAGCCGGAGAGGTCCAGCACGATGACGATGTCGATGCCCAGCTCCTCGGCGCTTTCGCCCCGCAGCACGTTCTGCGGCCGCGCCAGCGCGAGGATGCCCAGCACCAACGCCGCACCGCGCAGGGCGCCCGGAACATCGCGCAGGCGGGTGCGCAGTCCGCGCGGGCCCAGTGCCAGCGGGGCGATGGTGGGGATGGCGAGCCTCGGCACGCGGTGATCCGCACCGAGGGTCATGCGCCATACCACCAGCGGCACCGCGAGCAGCGCCAAGAGCCACCACCGCGACGACCACTGGGCGCTGTGCCACGCCTCGCCGCGCGCCAGCGCCGGATAGACCAGGCCGAGCACGATGGCGAGCACCATGCCGAGCACGATCAGCACGCCGCGAAGGACGCGTTTCGCGGTCATACCGCACCGCCTTTCGGCTCTTCGACGGCTGCGGCCGCACGAAGCGGTGCCAGATGCGGCGTGGTCGAACGCACGATGCGCTCGCCGGCTTCCAATGCGCGGGAGCACTCTTCGGTGGAGGGCACCATGTTGGCGAATTTCACCAGGTCACATTCGCGCAAGAACGCGACGAGTTCGGGGTACGAAATCCCCTGCAGCTGGGCCTTGCTCAGCGCGGTCAGCGTTTCGTCGGTGGTCGACTCCAGCCCGTCGAAGCCGTAGCGCGCACCCAGGTACGAGCGAATGACATCGTTCACGCGGTCGAAGTATTCGCCGAAGCGCCCCACCTCGAGCAAGCCGGCATGGCGAACCTCGTCGAGCTTCTCGATGGCCACTTCCCACGCGGGTCTCGGCGGCGGCGGTGGAGGCACCGGCTTGGGGCGGCGGCGGTACCACCAGATGGCATACGCGAGCAGCGCACCCGCCGCGATGCCCATCGCGGCATACATGAGCCCGCGCTTGAGCGCCGTCCACTCTTCCCGTTGTGGCCGCGGCGGTGGGTTGGGCAGCGGCTTGGCATCCGGCGTCGACGCGATGGGATCTTCGACGACGATGGAGTGGGACGACGTGCAAACCGTGGCGATCTCGCCGCTCGCGCGCGATACCGCGATGGGCAGGGGTGGCAACGTCAGCGTGTGGCGCCCCGGTTCCGCCGGCAGCACGAGCAGCGGCAGATCCAAAATCGTCTTCGCGCGATCCGGCGTTGCAGGATCGGGCGCCCCCACGGTGAGCTGCGCCGCCGCGCCGCCATCTTGGTTCGGCAGATGGAACCCTGCGCCTTTCAGCGTCTTGGCGGCCTCGCTCTGGCTCTGAAACTCGAGCCCGCGCGCCAGCACCGTCTCACCCTTGCCGTGCTCCACCACCACCGTGAGCGTGGCCGCATACCCACTCAGCCCCCGCGCCGGAAACGTCTCCTTCAACGCCGGCCGCAACGCCCCA encodes:
- a CDS encoding VWA domain-containing protein, translated to MTAKRVLRGVLIVLGMVLAIVLGLVYPALARGEAWHSAQWSSRWWLLALLAVPLVVWRMTLGADHRVPRLAIPTIAPLALGPRGLRTRLRDVPGALRGAALVLGILALARPQNVLRGESAEELGIDIVIVLDLSGSMRAVMDQPSPAARAPQAQNNRRPTRLDVAKEVIMDFIAKRKTDRIGVVVFGPMAYVLSPPTLDYPLLTSLVQKMELSVISGDGTAIGDALGTGVARLRQSNARSKAVILLTDGDSNAGSISPEYAAHLAQTQGVKVFTVQIGNGDEVDVLEGTDLFGQPRYVRAHFPVNPELLKKIAGDTGGEAFVANDKVALEKSMHTILDRLEKTRFEALSATMEDLFPFLLFPAVGLIALEALVRLLLVRRFP